A region of Culicoides brevitarsis isolate CSIRO-B50_1 chromosome 1, AGI_CSIRO_Cbre_v1, whole genome shotgun sequence DNA encodes the following proteins:
- the LOC134828128 gene encoding uncharacterized protein LOC134828128 isoform X2, with protein MTSQQQQPFNASMAFQNNNGGADGWDDWDWNENSASPASQMQQNTSAPPKNWENTQFSSPSYGNNFQNSYQQSMPYQQTSPQAPNYYQQQQNYAPQQQFQQFAAPPPSDPNQNFNWNMQQGNNFRLSPTTSTEVQHGQSRSTSNCSSEQPQESRIPDARNNTPQMTQATPPPPAMMKQNPQMARLMKTDAALSPQWSVESQISQTSSERSNESGEMDSRSSATVTSDEGGFYHQVNSQVLQPIYEPPKVDNVQETRNPGSEMDKLDQALYEMNVFQGGNQQFASPVTTQAQIPHENHQQKEASLPPPPPMTGNQPNFNQVVKLPSHTPSPPPAFNPNVASGSVSEPPKKATPPLANLPPPPMSADKRGLNPYKRTGHVTHHNVGFQQPTNKLPAVMPTNFYQPEQVTPPAPIVTPPNHQEPETAENLRPVEGFENQESPFTQPPVDVTHARGRGTHVNQQATPRNVQQTPPTDDFSNYGRNQVQYQTPTTPEVRQMPEIRPERGHNQAVGQEIFEDQRRRTDSDRSQSSPHVPAQVQAPPMPVQEPEQHNVSRNDRNEYLQTGHLSEDNYNSRGPPPGMSRYVLGEPENDTLNNQEPPPGLDRMIPGTDLENSQLDMAREADGQVSDSSTVPPSRQFSTPRSVAARNEVEITDRNLYTVPGESGGRPATRRVVPGTEDNRSPTAPSVVQVQQNPVSPPEIQIPEQERELAVDGENLEDQEQQNLVQQPPVRRNEMTREDPIEGADTLDEAASTLPRDTSKAETESNVTGTETGRKETSTNEDSDRGVYYRSKKGASKEDERRAKPPPARNSSKKDKDDYYSDSDYSESERHRYREGSVREGSVNKGERGTLGRRKDDKDRDRDRRDRKYRDDRHERRGYDEDSRRHGRRRDENRDYYDRDEYKNSLSRRRREKNRGDDDDEYAKSDREHRDRRRRDKYEDEEYLKSDRERKRKDRDAEKEDRRRKDDRYDRDRRERRRTGDRRYDEDYEQQRRTGTKSGRSNREDPRYAANYYQQPGYDYNTLAYYQQHQQYFEHLRRTNPQAYAEWYQRLFYAQSQAPSTAAVTTDGRESVHSGRSSVNDNRYNRPIQQFYDPNYHRQQMNQSQNSLALMDQSITSVDYNQAPIIPTATGWNSVGPASLQDHSFYNDNSSYYQSRGDAVAAGVDNSIIEEQLPQRMTPSKYTTSHSTASLSHGLLVSVKPRYSVNGFNDVVKIFSLSINDSTRRLFAVYPGPLQRSSTHKKSVIEFCEEQIRLGPFSSVAVKSRGNSMSSISSANQQNRASYTLLWNYLILLLRQNGSCIGTDISELLMRNQKDFPFETKTSNNGSGRDSALSNIKESRENSPVHENEPQNDAENEDEGHRSFDEEQVEEKKSLTEEEVTEKFRNYLIYGNLDEALEWATENNLWGHALFLASKVNRRQHANVMMKFANKLPLNDPLQTLYQLMSGRTPYSVSCFADEKWGDWRPHLAMIMSNEQERAELNRKSITVLGDSLYNRGDYFGAQFCYLLAEVPFGKYPDVNQESNLIANSPNAVRLVLLGTSQHKNFKEFAINEAIIMTEIYEYARSLYIEEFCIVELQMYKFLLATRILDYGMQLKCLLYMEQISKTILKYPSKFEPKFIERVYVLADRLKYYDPVMEKALDENYGTENVEDQKWLQDLRDVLNQYNLGALTYDQQSRDISFMSKTPLPPQIQASPQTETAPTGSQLDKEFNEINQQFSQLNLQYQQPTTTVTEQQPQVPFYPTGGETTSQEPVPVPTFNTGAVQEQATQENYSQEYSSGNDQYSYNQQSAPQDQVDQSNYYSGQYGYDQNQGLGYEQQQQSSYDYYGQQSLNANEETPRPSITMPGTNSNKSAYYDDDNSGSASLGGAQEQKAAQEQSKKAPAKDAGKQQGNANQGSGWFGGIFNKLSLKPKNQMKLPDDKNPSIVWDPDKKRWVNTEGGEEEQESFKPPPKMADLMPKQQQPMQVPSQPTPTVPMMDQNAVPTMPNGPMTQQPQSEQPKPQSSEPAPTPRLQSNMYKMQRNRTLKKSYVDVFNPSGAPMSKPAEQIMAPAMPSAATPQTGFFVPGGQQATEPQANGAPQFYDPNQYNSYQQ; from the exons ATGACgtcgcagcaacaacaaccctTTAATGCCTCCATGGCATTTCAGAACAATAATGGCGGCGCCGACGGATGGGATGATTGGGATTGGAATGAAAATTCCGCATCGCCGGCATCGCAAATGCAGCAAAATACCTCTGCGCCGCccaaaaattgggaaaatacGCAATTTTCGTCGCCGTCGTATGGaaataactttcaaaattcGTATCAACAGTCGATGCCGTATCAACAAACGTCGCCACAGGCTCCAAATTACTATCAACAACAGCAAAATTACGCGCCGCAGCAACAATTTCAGCAATTTGCGGCCCCGCCCCCTTCAGATCCGAACCAAAATTTCAACTGGAACATGCAACAAGGCAACAATTTCCGTTTGTCGCCCACGACATCGACTGAAGTTCAGCACGGGCAATCCCGCAGCACGTCAAATTGCTCGAGCGAGCAACCCCAAGAATCCAGAATTCCTGATGCAAGAAATAATACTCCTCAAATGACACAAGCCACGCCTCCGCCGCCTGCAATGATGAAACAAAACCCGCAAATGGCGCGTTTAATGAAGACAGATGCCGCTTTATCGCCTCAATGGTCTGTCGAAAGTCAAATTTCGCAGACCTCGAGTGAAAGAAGCAACGAAAGTGGCGAAATGGATTCACGCAGTTCGGCAACTGTCACTTCTGACGAAGGCGGATTCTATCATCAGGTGAATTCGCAGGTTCTTCAACCCATTTACGAGCCTCCTAAAGTCGATAATGTGCAAGAAACGCGAAATCCGGGATCAGAAATGGATAAATTGGATCAAGCGCTGTACGAAATGAACGTTTTTCAAGGCGGAAATCAGCAATTTGCGTCGCCTGTAACGACTCAAGCGCAAATTCCGCATGAAAATCATCAGCAAAAGGAAGCTTCGTTACCGCCCCCGCCCCCCATGACGGGAAATCAACCGAATTTCAATCAAGTTGTTAAACTTCCGTCACATACACCATCTCCGCCGCCTGCTTTTAATCCAAATGTTGCTTCAGGAAGCGTTTCGGAGCCTCCGAAGAAAGCCACGCCCCCTTTGGCGAATTTACCGCCGCCTCCAATGTCGGCCGATAAGCGTGGATTGAATCCTTACAAAAGAACGGGACATGTGACGCATCATAATGTTGGATTTCAACAACCAACAAACAAATTGCCTGCTGTTATGCCCACGAATTTCTATCAGCCCGAACAAGTAACGCCTCCTGCGCCCATTGTCACGCCCCCAAATCATCAAGAACCTGAAACTGCGGAGAATTTGAGGCCTGTCGAGGGATTTGAGAATCAAGAAAGTCCTTTTACGCAACCGCCGGTTGATGTAACTCACGCTCGTGGCAGAGGAACGCACGTGAATCAACAAGCCACGCCCCGAAATGTTCAACAAACGCCCCCTACTGATGATTTTTCGAACTACGGAAGGAATCAAGTGCAATATCAAACACCTACAACGCCAGAAGTTCGTCAAATGCCTGAAATTCGCCCCGAAAGAGGACACAATCAAGCTGTTGGGCAGGAAATTTTCGAAGATCAACGACGTCGTACAGATTCGGATCGTTCGCAATCGTCGCCGCATGTTCCTGCGCAGGTACAAGCTCCTCCCATGCCCGTTCAAGAGCCCGAACAGCATAACGTGAGTCGTAATGATCGCAATGAATACCTTCAAACGGGACATTTGTCTGAAGATAATTACAATTCGCGAGGACCTCCGCCGGGAATGTCGCGTTACGTTCTCGGAGAACCCGAAAATGACACGTTAAACAATCAAGAACCTCCCCCAGGACTTGATCGAATGATTCCCGGCACAGATTTGGAAAATAGTCAACTTGATATGGCACGCGAAGCTGATGGGCAAGTCTCAGATTCGTCTACGGTGCCTCCAAGTCGTCAATTTTCCACGCCGCGAAGTGTCGCAGCACGAAATGAAGTCGAAATTACCGACAGAAATTTGTATACAGTACCCGGAGAAAGCGGAGGAAGACCCGCAACGCGCCGCGTAGTGCCCGGAACTGAAGATAATCGATCGCCAACAGCGCCATCTGTTGTCCAGGTTCAACAAAATCCCGTTTCGCCGCCTGAAATTCAAATTCCCGAACAGGAAAGAGAACTTGCGGTCGACGGAGAGAATTTAGAAGATCAAGAACAGCAAAATTTGGTTCAACAACCCCCTGTGCGACGTAATGAAATGACACGAGAAGATCCGATAGAGGGCGCTGACACATTAGATGAAGCAGCTTCAACGCTTCCGCGTGACACGTCAAAGGCAGAGACAGAATCGAATGTCACGGGAACCGAAACAGGTCGCAAAGAGACATCAACGAACGAAGATAGCGATCGTGGCGTGTATTATCGCTCGAAAAAAGGTGCTTCCAAGGAGGATGAACGTCGTGCGAAACCTCCTCCCGCGAGAAATTCCTCGAAAAAAGACAAAGACGACTACTATTCAGACTCGGATTACAGCGAATCTGAACGTCATCGATACCGCGAAGGCAGTGTGCGCGAAGGAAGTGTCAACAAAGGTGAACGCGGAACTCTTGGGCGTCGAAAAGACGACAAAGACCGCGATCGTGATCGTCGAGACAGAAAATATCGAGATGATCGACACGAAAGACGTGGCTATGACGAGGATTCGAGACGGCATGGAAGGCGTCGTGATGAAAATCGAGACTATTACGACAGAgatgaatacaaaaattcactttcGAGACgcagaagagagaaaaatcgcggagatgatgacgatgaataTGCGAAAAGTGATCGAGAACATCGCGATCGTCGTCGAAGAGACAAGTATGAGGACGAGGAATATTTGAAAAGCGatcgagagagaaagagaaaagaTCGCGATGCGGAAAAGGAAGATAGAAGGAGGAAAGATGACAGATATGATCGAGATAGAAGGGAGCGTCGTCGTACTGGAGACCGTCGATATGACGAAGATTACGAACAACAACGCAGAACGGGAACAAAAAGTGGAAGAAGTAATCGAGAAGATCCGAGATATGCGGCGAATTATTATCAACAACcag gttacGACTACAACACTCTCGCCTATTATCAGCAACACCAACAATATTTCGAGCATTTGCGTCGTACGAATCCTCAAGCATACGCGGAATGGTACCAACGTCTCTTCTATGCTCAAAGTCAAGCTCCATCAACTGCTGCTGTAACAACTGATGGTCGAGAAAGCGTTCATTCAGGCCGAAGTTCCGTCAACGATAACAG gTACAATCGCCCCATTCAACAGTTTTACGATCCAAACTACCATCGGCAACAAATGAATCAGTCACAAAATTCGCTCGCACTGATGGATCAAAGTATTACGAGTGTCGATTATAATCAGGCGCCCATCATTCCGACAGCGACGGGATGGAATAGTGTCGGACCGGCATCGTTGCAGGATCACAGTTTTTACAATGACAATAGTTCATACTATCAATCAAG gGGAGATGCTGTCGCTGCGGGTGTTGACAACTCCATAATTGAGGAGCAATTGCCACAAAGGATGACTCCGTCGAAGTACACGACTTCTCATTCAACAGCTTCGTTGTCGCATGGGCTTTTGGTGTCGGTTAAGCCACGATATTCAGTCAATGGGTTCAATGATGtcgtcaaaattttcagtttga gcatCAACGACTCAACTCGCCGCCTATTCGCAGTCTATCCAGGCCCCCTTCAACGTTCttcgacacacaaaaaatccgTTATTGAGTTCTGCGAGGAGCAAATTCGTCTTGGACCATTTTCCTCTGTCGCCGTTAAATCACGTGGCAATTCTATGTCGAGCATTAGTTCCGCAAATCAGCAAAATCGAGCATCCTACACACTTTTGTGGAATTATTTGATCCTGTTGTTGCGTCAAAATGGGTCTTGCATCGGCACTGACATCTCCGAGTTGCTTATGCGGAATCAAAAAGACTTTCCGTTCGAGACAAAAACCTCAAATAACGGCAGTGGGCGTGATTCAGCTCTTTCGAACATCAAAGAGTCACGCGAAAATTCTCCTGTACATGAAAATGAACCACAAAATGATGCTGAAAACGAGGATGAGGGACATCGTTCGTTCGACGAGGAGCAAGTTGAGGAGAAAAAATCACTTACTGAAGAGGAAGTCACGGAAAAATTccgaaattatttgatttacgGTAATTTGGATGAAGCTCTCGAATGGGCgacagaaaataatttgtgGGGACACGCTTTGTTCCTTGCCTCGAAGGTCAATAGACGGCAACACGCGAACGTTATGATGAAATTCGCGAATAAATTGCCCTTAAATGACCCGTTGCAGACACTTTATCAACTAATGAGCGGCAGAACGCCTTATTCGGTGAGTTGCTTTGCCGATGAAAAGTGGGGAGACTGGCGTCCCCATTTAGCGATGATCATGTCGAACGAACAGGAACGTGCGGAGCTCAATAGAAAGTCAATTACGGTGCTTGGAGACTCGTTATACAACCGAGGCGACTATTTTGGAGCTCAATTCTGCTATTTATTGGCTGAAGTTCCCTTTGGCAAATATCCGGATGTCAATCAAGAATCAAATTTGATCGCAAACAGTCCAAATGCAGTCAGATTGGTACTTTTGGGAACGtcacaacacaaaaatttcaaagaattcgCCATCAACGAGGCTATTATCATGACTGAGATCTACGAATACGCCCGTTCGTTGTACATTGAGGAATTCTGTATCGTAGAACTTCAA atgtaCAAATTCCTTTTGGCAACCCGAATCCTCGACTATGGCATGCAACTGAAATGCCTTCTCTACATGgaacaaatttcaaagacAATTTTGAAGTATCCGTCGAAGTTTGAGCCCAAATTTATCGAACGC gtTTACGTTCTCGCTGACCGTCTCAAATACTATGATCCAGTTATGGAAAAAGCCTTGGATGAGAATTACGGTACAGAGAATGTAGAAGACCAAAAATGGTTGCAAGATCTCAGGGATGTCCTAAATCAGTATAAT CTTGGTGCCTTGACATACGACCAGCAATCCCGCGACATTTCCTTCATGTCAAAAACCCCTCTGCCTCCGCAAATTCAGGCCTCACCACAAACTGAAACTGCTCCAACCGGAAGTCAGCTCGACAAGGAATTCAACGAAATCAACCAACAATTCAGCCAATTGAACTTGCAGTATCAACAACCGACGACGACTGTAACTGAACAACAGCCTCAAGTTCCGTTTTATCCAACGGGAGGCGAAACAACGTCACAAGAACCTGTTCCTGTGCCGACTTTTAACACGGGCGCCGTTCAAGAACAAGCGACGCAAGAAAATTATAGTCAAGAATATTCGTCGGGAAACGATCAGTACAGCTACAATCAGCAATCGGCGCCGCAAGATCAAGTCGATCAAAGTAATTATTACAGCGGGCAGTATGGTTATGACCAAAATCAGGGTTTGGGatacgaacaacaacaacaaagcagTTACGATTATTACGGACAACAATCCCTGAACGCCAATGAAGAG ACGCCGCGACCTTCGATTACGATGCCAGGCACGAACAGCAACAAGTCGGCGTACTATGATGACGATAATTCGGGCAGCGCGAGTCTTGGAGGAGCGCAAGAGCAAAAAGCAGCACAGGAGCAAAGTAAAAAAGCGCCGGCGAAGGATGCTGGAAAGCAGCAAGGAAATGCGAATCAAGG TTCTGGATGGTTCGGaggaattttcaacaaattatcGTTGAagccaaaaaatcaaatgaaattacCTGATGATAAAAATCCAAGT attgtgTGGGATCCCGACAAGAAACGCTGGGTAAACACTGAAGGAGGCGAAGAAGAGCAGGAATCGTTCAAACCTCCGCCAAAAATGGCTGATTTAATGCCGAAACAGCAACAACCGATGCAAGTTCCATCGCAACCGACACCCACAGTCCCCATGATGGATCAAAATGCAGTTCCAACGATGCCAAATGGACCAATGACGCAACAACCACAAAGCGAGCAACCAAAACCGCAAAGTTCGGAGCCCGCGCCGACACCAAGATTGCAATCAAACATGTATAAAATGCAACGGAATCGaa ctcttaaaaaatcatacgTAGACGTCTTTAATCCATCTGGAGCGCCAATGTCGAAGCCTGCAGAGCAAATTATGGCACCAGCAATGCCTTCTGCTGCAACTCCTCAAACGGGATTCTTTGTGCCTGGCGGACAACAGGCAACTGAACCTCAAgcaaat GGTGCTCCTCAATTTTACGATCCAAATCAATACAACAGTTACCAACAATAA